The Megalobrama amblycephala isolate DHTTF-2021 linkage group LG13, ASM1881202v1, whole genome shotgun sequence genome contains a region encoding:
- the LOC125243566 gene encoding myb-related transcription factor, partner of profilin-like: MAEQKKTRKDTFQKDEVNVLLEEVERNKDVIFTRFKGHHTNKEKQNIWEDTATKLTATRGVKRSGKEVRKKWQDFASLAKRKRALQRTAIKKTGGGTNESPLLTAEEEKALSILGTSASDGISGGIDIHGAVGLTQPEPEPGPSCSEELYSPAISQHIPSPTPPNNPPRPQPPSSVVQTAATTPQQLYTIGNLMSSFKCF; the protein is encoded by the coding sequence ATGgctgaacaaaaaaaaacaagaaaagatACCTTTCAAAAAGATGAAGTAAATGTTCTTCTAGAGGAGGTGGAGCGGAATAAAGATGTTATTTTCACCAGATTTAAAGGACATCATACAAATAAGGAGAAACAAAACATCTGGGAGGACACTGCTACTAAATTAACAGCAACCAGGGGGGTTAAAAGATCGGGTAAGGAGGTCCGCAAGAAGTGGCAGGATTTTGCAAGTCTGGCAAAAAGGAAGAGGGCACTGCAGAGGactgcaattaaaaaaacaggTGGTGGGACCAACGAGTCCCCCCTTCTCACAGCAGAGGAAGAGAAGGCCTTGTCAATACTTGGCACAAGTGCTTCAGATGGCATTAGTGGTGGTATTGACATCCATGGAGCAGTAGGGTTAACTCAACCTGAGCCTGAGCCAGGTCCTTCATGTTCAGAGGAGCTATATTCACCTGCCATCTCCCAGCACATACCATCTCCTACTCCTCCAAACAACCCTCCCAGGCCTCAGCCTCCATCTTCAGTTGTCCAGACTGCAGCCACAACACCTCAGCAGTTATATACCATAGGAAATCTTATGAGTTCTTTCAAGTGTTTCTGA